In Acipenser ruthenus chromosome 6, fAciRut3.2 maternal haplotype, whole genome shotgun sequence, the following proteins share a genomic window:
- the LOC117411374 gene encoding serine/threonine-protein phosphatase PP1-beta catalytic subunit-like — MAEGELNVDSLISRLLEVRGCRPGKIVQMTEAEVRGLCIKSREIFLSQPILLELEAPLKICGDIHGQYTDLLRLFEYGSFPPEANYLFLGDYVDRGKQSLETICLLLAYKIKYPENFFLLRGNHECASINRIYGFYDECKRRFNIKLWKTFTDCFNCLPIAAIIDEKIFCCHGGLSPDLQSMEQIRRIMRPTDVPDTGLLCDLLWSDPDKDVQGWGENDRGVSFTFGADVVSKFLNRHDLDLICRAHQVVEDGYEFFAKRQLVTLFSAPNYCGEFDNAGGMMSVDESLMCSFQILKPSEKKAKYQYGGVNSGRPVTPPRTANAPKKR, encoded by the exons ATGGCAGAAGGGGAGCTGAATGTGGACAGCCTGATTTCCCGGCTACTTGAAG tgcggGGGTGTCGTCCTGGGAAGATCGTCCAGATGACGGAGGCAGAGGTGCGGGGGCTCTGCATCAAATCCAGAGAGATCTTTCTGAGCCAGCCCATCCTACTAGAGCTGGAGGCGCCACTCAAGATCTGCG GGGATATCCACGGCCAGTACACAGATCTGCTGCGTCTCTTTGAGTACGGCAGCTTCCCCCCTGAGGCAAACTATCTGTTCCTTGGAGACTACGTGGACCGAGGCAAGCAGTCCCTGGAGACCATCTGTCTGCTGCTAGCCTACAAGATCAAATACCCAGAAAACTTCTTCCTGCTGCGAGGGAACCACGAGTGCGCTTCCATCAACCGCATCTATGGCTTCTACGACGAGT GCAAGCGCAGGTTCAATATCAAGCTCTGGAAGACATTCACAGACTGTTTCAACTGCCTGCCAATTGCAGCCATCATCGATGAGAAGATCTTCTGCTGTCACGGAG GCCTGTCCCCTGACCTGCAGTCGATGGAGCAGATCAGACGCATCATGAGACCTACTGACGTACCTGACACAG ggctgctgtgtgaccTGCTGTGGTCGGACCCTGACAAGGATGTGCAGGGCTGGGGGGAGAATGACCGCGGTGTCTCCTTCACCTTTGGGGCTGACGTGGTCAGCAAGTTCCTGAACCGCCACGACCTAGACCTGATCTGCAGAGCACATCAG GTGGTGGAGGACGGCTACGAGTTTTTTGCGAAGCGTCAGCTGGTGACGCTCTTCTCAGCACCCAACTACTGCGGAGAGTTCGACAATGCAGGGGGCATGATGAGTGTCGACGAGTCCCTCATGTGCTCCTTCCAG ATCCTGAAGCCATCTGAGAAGAAGGCCAAGTACCAGTACGGGGGTGTGAACTCGGGGCGCCCTGTCACCCCCCCTCGCACTGCCAACGCACCCAAGAAAAGGTGA